Proteins encoded in a region of the Mucilaginibacter sabulilitoris genome:
- a CDS encoding sugar O-acetyltransferase, with product MIKTELQKMLDGELYDASDAELTAGRSNARKLFMEYNALDYDDKDGKKAILKQLLGSFENNIDIQSPFYCDYGFNIFAGDNLFLNFNCIILDCARVTFGDNVFLAPNVQIYTAYHPVLAAERIKGPEYAAPITIGSNVWLGGGVIVCPGVTIGDNTTIGAGSVVTKSIPANVVAAGNPCRVIREL from the coding sequence ATGATAAAAACTGAACTTCAAAAAATGCTCGATGGTGAACTTTATGACGCGAGCGACGCCGAACTTACCGCAGGCCGGTCAAACGCGCGAAAGTTGTTTATGGAGTATAACGCCTTAGATTACGACGATAAGGACGGCAAGAAAGCTATTTTAAAACAATTGCTGGGCAGTTTTGAAAATAACATCGATATACAATCGCCATTTTACTGCGATTACGGGTTTAATATTTTTGCCGGCGATAACCTGTTCCTGAACTTTAATTGTATTATACTGGATTGCGCCCGGGTAACTTTTGGTGACAACGTATTTCTGGCGCCGAATGTACAGATCTATACTGCCTATCACCCCGTGTTAGCTGCTGAACGCATTAAGGGGCCCGAATATGCGGCGCCTATTACCATTGGCAGTAATGTATGGCTTGGAGGCGGGGTAATTGTATGCCCTGGAGTAACCATAGGCGATAATACCACCATTGGCGCAGGCAGCGTGGTAACTAAGAGCATACCTGCCAATGTGGTTGCAGCAGGTAACCCCTGCCG